The sequence below is a genomic window from Cryobacterium arcticum.
GAGTAGCTGATCACCCCGAGATTCATCGACCGGTTCGTCGCCAGCGCCCGTGCTGCGGAGTTGCGGTTGTACCGCAACTGCACGATGGCCTGTTCGACGCGCTCGCGCACCTCGGCGCCCACATTGCTGTGGCCGTTGACCACCCGCGACACCGTCTGCTGGGACACCCCGGCCAGCCTCGCCACATCGATCATCCGCACACTGCGCGGCGTCGGCACGGCTCGGGTCTCGGTCTGCATCCTCTCAGGATAGGACCACGGACGGCACAGCACTCAACCAATCAACGGCGTGTGATAGCGCACTATCACAGCCAGTCGGTTAGACACATTGCACAGATGTGCGCTGGTTTCATCTTTGATAGTGCGCTAACATCAGCTCAACCAGCCGGTCTGATCCCACCCCACCTGACAAGGACGTCGACAGTGACCATCACCTCGCCGCAGCGCGCATGAGTAGCTTTGGACCGCAGATTGAGGTGGCGATTGCCCGGGTTCGGGCGGATATCGCCCGGTTGCACGGGGAGCTGACCAGTAATGGTCTGGTCGTGTGGACGGGCGGGAATGTGTCGGGTCGGGTACCGGGTGCGGACCTGTTCGTGATCAAGCCCAGCGGGGTGGATTACGCGGATCTGGCGCCGGAGAACATGATCCTGTGCGATCTGGACGGCGCTGTCGTTCCGGAGACGCCGGGTTCGGACCGGTCGCCGTCGTCTGACACGGCCGCGCACGCCTACGTGTACCGGCACATGCCCGAGGTCGGCGGGGTCGTGCACACGCATTCGACCTACGCCACCGCGTGGGCGGCGCGTGGTGAAGAAATCCCGTGTGTGATCACGGCGATGGCTGATGAGTTCGGCGGCCCGATTCCGGTGGGCCGGTTCGCGATCATCGGGGACGACACCATCGGGCAAGGCATCGTCGAAGCCCTCACCGGGCACCGGTCGCGTGCGGTGCTGATGCAGAACCATGGCCCGTTCACCATCGGTAAGGATGCCCGCGACGCGGTCAAGGCCGCCGTGATGGTCGAAGACGTCGCCCGTACGGTGCACCTGGCCCGTCAGGGCGGGGAGCTCATCCCGATCCCGCAGGACGCGATCGATTCCCTCTTCAACCGCTACCAGAACGTCTACGGACAAGCACCGCAAGGAGCACTCAAGTAATGTCACTCTCCACCCCCACCGCCCTGGCCACGACCCTGGATTCCTACGAGGTCTGGTTCCTCACCGGCAGCCAGAACCTCTACGGCGAAGAGACCCTCAAGCAGGTTGCCGAGCAGTCGAAGGCGATCTCGGACGCGTTGAACGCGTCGAGCGCCGTGCCGGTCACGGTGGTGTGGAAGCCGGTCCTGAAGGATGCGGAGTCCATCCGTCGTGCCGCGTTGGATGCGAACAGTGATGACAACGTGATCGGGTTGATCGCGTGGATGCACACGTTCTCGCCGGCGAAGATGTGGATCGGTGGCCTCGACGCGCTCCGCAAGCCCCTGCTGCACCTGCACACGCAGGCCAACGTGGAGCTGCCATGGAGCGAGATCGACTTCGACTTCATGAACCTGAACCAGGCCGCGCACGGCGACCGGGAGTTCGGCTACATCCAAACCCGTCTCGGTGTGTCCCGGAAGACCGTCGTCGGCCACGTGTCGAACCCGGCCGTGACCGCGTCGATCGGCACCTGGACCCGCGCTGCGGCCGGGTGGGCGGCATCGCGCAGCATGAAGCTGGCTAGGTTCGGCGACAACATGCGTTACGTCGCCGTGACCGAGGGTGACAAGACCGAGGCCGAACTGCGGTTCGGCGTGCAGGTGAACACCTGGTCGGTCAACGAACTCGCCGACGCCGTACACGCCGCCACCGACGCTGACATCGACGCTCTGGTGGCCGAATACGAGGACCTCTACGACGTGGTCCCGGAGCTTCGGAAGGGCGGCGACCGGCACGAGTCACTGCGTTACGGCGCGGCGATCGAACTCGGGTTGAAGTCGTTCCTGGAAGCGGGCGGGTTCAGCGCTTTCACCACCAGCTTCGAAGACCTCGGCGCGCTCAAGCAGCTGCCCGGCCTGGCCGTGCAGCGCCTCATGGCGCAGGGCTACGGCTTCGGCGCCGAGGGCGACTGGAAGACCGCGATCCTCGTGCGTGTGGCCAGCGTCATGGGCGCGGGCCTGCCCGGTGGGGCAAGCCTGATGGAGGACTACACCTACGACCTCACCCCGGGAGCGGAACTCATCCTCGGCGCCCACATGCTCGAGGTCAACCCCGCCCTGTCCACGACCAAGCCGACCCTGGAGATCCACCCGTTGGGCATCGGCGGCCGCGAAGACCCCGTCCGCCTGGTCTTCAACGCCGACCCCGGCCCCGCCGTGGTCGTCGCGATGAGCGACATGCGCGACAGGTTCCGCCTCGTCGCGAACGTCGTCAACGTCGTCGAACCCACCGAGGCCCTCCCGAAGCTGCCCGTGGGCCGGGCGGTCTGGGCGCCCGAACCCGACTTCGCGACCTCTGCCGCGGCCTGGCTCACCGCCGGCGCCGCCCACCACACCGTCATGTCGACAGCCGTCGGCATCGAGGTGTTCCACGATTTCTCCGAGATAGCCCGCACCGAGCTCCTCGTGATCGATAAGACCACCACCCTGCGGGACTTCACCCGCGAGGTG
It includes:
- a CDS encoding LacI family DNA-binding transcriptional regulator; translated protein: MQTETRAVPTPRSVRMIDVARLAGVSQQTVSRVVNGHSNVGAEVRERVEQAIVQLRYNRNSAARALATNRSMNLGVISYSLPVHGSTMVLFGVAEEARRNGYSTSLVSISDVDPRTIRTALDTLVGDSVDGIVVLAPMSAAAPVLDGLDLAVPIVRF
- a CDS encoding L-ribulose-5-phosphate 4-epimerase, whose translation is MSSFGPQIEVAIARVRADIARLHGELTSNGLVVWTGGNVSGRVPGADLFVIKPSGVDYADLAPENMILCDLDGAVVPETPGSDRSPSSDTAAHAYVYRHMPEVGGVVHTHSTYATAWAARGEEIPCVITAMADEFGGPIPVGRFAIIGDDTIGQGIVEALTGHRSRAVLMQNHGPFTIGKDARDAVKAAVMVEDVARTVHLARQGGELIPIPQDAIDSLFNRYQNVYGQAPQGALK
- the araA gene encoding L-arabinose isomerase, which gives rise to MSLSTPTALATTLDSYEVWFLTGSQNLYGEETLKQVAEQSKAISDALNASSAVPVTVVWKPVLKDAESIRRAALDANSDDNVIGLIAWMHTFSPAKMWIGGLDALRKPLLHLHTQANVELPWSEIDFDFMNLNQAAHGDREFGYIQTRLGVSRKTVVGHVSNPAVTASIGTWTRAAAGWAASRSMKLARFGDNMRYVAVTEGDKTEAELRFGVQVNTWSVNELADAVHAATDADIDALVAEYEDLYDVVPELRKGGDRHESLRYGAAIELGLKSFLEAGGFSAFTTSFEDLGALKQLPGLAVQRLMAQGYGFGAEGDWKTAILVRVASVMGAGLPGGASLMEDYTYDLTPGAELILGAHMLEVNPALSTTKPTLEIHPLGIGGREDPVRLVFNADPGPAVVVAMSDMRDRFRLVANVVNVVEPTEALPKLPVGRAVWAPEPDFATSAAAWLTAGAAHHTVMSTAVGIEVFHDFSEIARTELLVIDKTTTLRDFTREVRWNQAYYRLAQGL